The following are encoded together in the Oncorhynchus kisutch isolate 150728-3 linkage group LG8, Okis_V2, whole genome shotgun sequence genome:
- the LOC109878806 gene encoding iroquois-class homeodomain protein IRX-6 isoform X3, whose product MQLHRSVSDGTSGTQTPATFCCPSYENRLLASTRTELNAALGMYSSPYAAAAAASQNYASYFPYSAEPSAAIYSSLNPQYEMKDGTGTLHSGITQPATYYPYDHSLGQYQYDRYGTMDFNGSARRKNATRETTSTLKTWLYEHRKNPYPTKGEKIMLAIITKMTLTQVSTWFANARRRLKKENKMTWSPKNKAGDDRKDDLDKSDQDCVTKDSSECKDEKDLHLSDLEDMEDEDCDKLDSDCEKMAPRGPEEQQDLHRAMSGGGVGPGGPPKRDCSSERSLSFPNSFHHSFPCGIKSLPTLPSLPTMPSDFLDPLVTSKPPSTTTTIPTGTHTVSLSHFEVSDRDKPRIWSLARTAATGVILGSAHHGAPELRTGSMLGDCQLQGTRLPVTGTGQCGPLRGLQDPTNISNAENPFQEGPLLQSKVYSAGSYNHKAVQLHCSSYPALSDSCQYSTIEGFSSGNAETEPSELSDTCVTLQDDKVTAFRPVMKRLMDTQSLHSGTFI is encoded by the exons ATGCAACTTCACAG GTCGGTCTCTGACGGGACGAGCGGTACCCAGACTCCTGCTACCTTCTGCTGCCCTTCCTACGAGAACCGGCTCCTGGCCAGCACACGGACGGAGCTCAACGCGGCACTAGGGATGTATAGCTCGCCCTACGCTGCCGCGGCCGCCGCCAGCCAGAACTATGCCAGCTACTTCCCCTACAGCGCCGAGCCCTCCGCTGCTATCTACTCATCTCTG AATCCACAGTATGAAATGAAGGATGGCACAGGCACTCTGCATTCTGGTATAACTCAACCTGCCACCTACTATCCTTATGACCACTCACTGGGCCAGTACCAATATGACAG GTATGGGACTATGGACTTTAATGGGTCAGCCAGGAGGAAGAATGCCACACGTGAGACCACCAGTACCCTGAAGACATGGCTGTACGAGCACAGGAAAAACCCCTACCCCACCAAGGGCGAGAAGATCATGCTGGCCATCATCACCAAAATGACCCTTACCCAAGTTTCCACCTGGTTCGCCAACGCCAGGAGGAGGCTAAAGAAGGAGAACAAGATGACCTGGTCACCAAAGAATAAGGCTGGGGACGACAGGAAGGATGACCTGGATAAAAGTGACCAAGATTGTGTCACCAAAG ATTCCAGTGAATGTAAAGATGAGAAAGACCTTCATCTGAGTGACCTGGAGGACATGGAGGACGAGGACTGTGACAAGCTGGACAGTGACTGTGAGAAGATGGCACCCAGGGGCCCTGAGGAACAGCAGGACCTCCACAGGGCCATGTCCGGTGGTGGTGTTGGCCCTGGAGGCCCTCCAAAGAGAGACTGCAGCTCAGAGCGTTCCCTCTCCTTTCCCAACAGCTTCCACCACTCATTCCCATGTGGTATCAAGAGCCTACCCACCCTGCCCTCTCTACCCACCATGCCCTCGGACTTCCTTGATCCACTGGTGACGTCCAAGCccccctccaccactaccaccatccccACGGGCACTCACACTGTGTCCCTGTCACACTTTGAGGTGTCGGACCGGGACAAACCGAGGATCTGGTCTCTGGCGCGTACAGCGGCCACGGGGGTCATCCTGGGCTCTGCTCACCACGGGGCCCCAGAGCTCCGGACAGGGAGCATGCTGGGAGACTGCCAGCTCCAGGGGACCAGGCTACCAGTGACTGGTACCGGACAGTGTGGGCCCCTCAGGGGCCTCCAGGATCCTACCAACATATCCAATGCTGAGAACCCTTTCCAGGAGGGCCCCTTGTTGCAATCTAAGGTCTATAGTGCAGGCAGCTACAACCACAAGGCAGTACAACTGCACTGTTCCTCCTATCCTGCTCTTTCAGACTCATGCCAGTACTCCACTATCGAAG GGTTCTCCAGTGGGAATGCAGAGACAGAGCCCTCGGAACTCAGTGACACATGTGTGACCCTGCAGGATGACAAGGTCACTGCCTTCAGACCTGTTATGAAGAG GTTGATGGACACGCAGTCATTACACAGTGGGACTTTTATTTAG
- the LOC109878806 gene encoding iroquois-class homeodomain protein IRX-6 isoform X4, whose product MQLHRSVSDGTSGTQTPATFCCPSYENRLLASTRTELNAALGMYSSPYAAAAAASQNYASYFPYSAEPSAAIYSSLNPQYEMKDGTGTLHSGITQPATYYPYDHSLGQYQYDRYGTMDFNGSARRKNATRETTSTLKTWLYEHRKNPYPTKGEKIMLAIITKMTLTQVSTWFANARRRLKKENKMTWSPKNKAGDDRKDDLDKSDQDCVTKDSSECKDEKDLHLSDLEDMEDEDCDKLDSDCEKMAPRGPEEQQDLHRAMSGGGVGPGGPPKRDCSSERSLSFPNSFHHSFPCGIKSLPTLPSLPTMPSDFLDPLVTSKPPSTTTTIPTGTHTVSLSHFEVSDRDKPRIWSLARTAATGVILGSAHHGAPELRTGSMLGDCQLQGTRLPVTGTGQCGPLRGLQDPTNISNAENPFQEGPLLQSKVYSAGSYNHKAVQLHCSSYPALSDSCQYSTIEGFSSGNAETEPSELSDTCVTLQDDKVTAFRPVMKR is encoded by the exons ATGCAACTTCACAG GTCGGTCTCTGACGGGACGAGCGGTACCCAGACTCCTGCTACCTTCTGCTGCCCTTCCTACGAGAACCGGCTCCTGGCCAGCACACGGACGGAGCTCAACGCGGCACTAGGGATGTATAGCTCGCCCTACGCTGCCGCGGCCGCCGCCAGCCAGAACTATGCCAGCTACTTCCCCTACAGCGCCGAGCCCTCCGCTGCTATCTACTCATCTCTG AATCCACAGTATGAAATGAAGGATGGCACAGGCACTCTGCATTCTGGTATAACTCAACCTGCCACCTACTATCCTTATGACCACTCACTGGGCCAGTACCAATATGACAG GTATGGGACTATGGACTTTAATGGGTCAGCCAGGAGGAAGAATGCCACACGTGAGACCACCAGTACCCTGAAGACATGGCTGTACGAGCACAGGAAAAACCCCTACCCCACCAAGGGCGAGAAGATCATGCTGGCCATCATCACCAAAATGACCCTTACCCAAGTTTCCACCTGGTTCGCCAACGCCAGGAGGAGGCTAAAGAAGGAGAACAAGATGACCTGGTCACCAAAGAATAAGGCTGGGGACGACAGGAAGGATGACCTGGATAAAAGTGACCAAGATTGTGTCACCAAAG ATTCCAGTGAATGTAAAGATGAGAAAGACCTTCATCTGAGTGACCTGGAGGACATGGAGGACGAGGACTGTGACAAGCTGGACAGTGACTGTGAGAAGATGGCACCCAGGGGCCCTGAGGAACAGCAGGACCTCCACAGGGCCATGTCCGGTGGTGGTGTTGGCCCTGGAGGCCCTCCAAAGAGAGACTGCAGCTCAGAGCGTTCCCTCTCCTTTCCCAACAGCTTCCACCACTCATTCCCATGTGGTATCAAGAGCCTACCCACCCTGCCCTCTCTACCCACCATGCCCTCGGACTTCCTTGATCCACTGGTGACGTCCAAGCccccctccaccactaccaccatccccACGGGCACTCACACTGTGTCCCTGTCACACTTTGAGGTGTCGGACCGGGACAAACCGAGGATCTGGTCTCTGGCGCGTACAGCGGCCACGGGGGTCATCCTGGGCTCTGCTCACCACGGGGCCCCAGAGCTCCGGACAGGGAGCATGCTGGGAGACTGCCAGCTCCAGGGGACCAGGCTACCAGTGACTGGTACCGGACAGTGTGGGCCCCTCAGGGGCCTCCAGGATCCTACCAACATATCCAATGCTGAGAACCCTTTCCAGGAGGGCCCCTTGTTGCAATCTAAGGTCTATAGTGCAGGCAGCTACAACCACAAGGCAGTACAACTGCACTGTTCCTCCTATCCTGCTCTTTCAGACTCATGCCAGTACTCCACTATCGAAG GGTTCTCCAGTGGGAATGCAGAGACAGAGCCCTCGGAACTCAGTGACACATGTGTGACCCTGCAGGATGACAAGGTCACTGCCTTCAGACCTGTTATGAAGAGGTGA
- the LOC109878806 gene encoding iroquois-class homeodomain protein IRX-6 isoform X2, whose translation MLTKEAAMSFSQFGYPYNATSQFFVSANPSTTCCDSISRSVSDGTSGTQTPATFCCPSYENRLLASTRTELNAALGMYSSPYAAAAAASQNYASYFPYSAEPSAAIYSSLNPQYEMKDGTGTLHSGITQPATYYPYDHSLGQYQYDRYGTMDFNGSARRKNATRETTSTLKTWLYEHRKNPYPTKGEKIMLAIITKMTLTQVSTWFANARRRLKKENKMTWSPKNKAGDDRKDDLDKSDQDCVTKDSSECKDEKDLHLSDLEDMEDEDCDKLDSDCEKMAPRGPEEQQDLHRAMSGGGVGPGGPPKRDCSSERSLSFPNSFHHSFPCGIKSLPTLPSLPTMPSDFLDPLVTSKPPSTTTTIPTGTHTVSLSHFEVSDRDKPRIWSLARTAATGVILGSAHHGAPELRTGSMLGDCQLQGTRLPVTGTGQCGPLRGLQDPTNISNAENPFQEGPLLQSKVYSAGSYNHKAVQLHCSSYPALSDSCQYSTIEGFSSGNAETEPSELSDTCVTLQDDKVTAFRPVMKR comes from the exons ATGTTAACAAAAGAAGCAGCTATGTCTTTCTCTCAGTTTGGATATCCTTATAATGCAACTTCACAG TTTTTCGTGTCGGCAAACCCCAGTACGACTTGCTGCGATTCGATTTCCAGGTCGGTCTCTGACGGGACGAGCGGTACCCAGACTCCTGCTACCTTCTGCTGCCCTTCCTACGAGAACCGGCTCCTGGCCAGCACACGGACGGAGCTCAACGCGGCACTAGGGATGTATAGCTCGCCCTACGCTGCCGCGGCCGCCGCCAGCCAGAACTATGCCAGCTACTTCCCCTACAGCGCCGAGCCCTCCGCTGCTATCTACTCATCTCTG AATCCACAGTATGAAATGAAGGATGGCACAGGCACTCTGCATTCTGGTATAACTCAACCTGCCACCTACTATCCTTATGACCACTCACTGGGCCAGTACCAATATGACAG GTATGGGACTATGGACTTTAATGGGTCAGCCAGGAGGAAGAATGCCACACGTGAGACCACCAGTACCCTGAAGACATGGCTGTACGAGCACAGGAAAAACCCCTACCCCACCAAGGGCGAGAAGATCATGCTGGCCATCATCACCAAAATGACCCTTACCCAAGTTTCCACCTGGTTCGCCAACGCCAGGAGGAGGCTAAAGAAGGAGAACAAGATGACCTGGTCACCAAAGAATAAGGCTGGGGACGACAGGAAGGATGACCTGGATAAAAGTGACCAAGATTGTGTCACCAAAG ATTCCAGTGAATGTAAAGATGAGAAAGACCTTCATCTGAGTGACCTGGAGGACATGGAGGACGAGGACTGTGACAAGCTGGACAGTGACTGTGAGAAGATGGCACCCAGGGGCCCTGAGGAACAGCAGGACCTCCACAGGGCCATGTCCGGTGGTGGTGTTGGCCCTGGAGGCCCTCCAAAGAGAGACTGCAGCTCAGAGCGTTCCCTCTCCTTTCCCAACAGCTTCCACCACTCATTCCCATGTGGTATCAAGAGCCTACCCACCCTGCCCTCTCTACCCACCATGCCCTCGGACTTCCTTGATCCACTGGTGACGTCCAAGCccccctccaccactaccaccatccccACGGGCACTCACACTGTGTCCCTGTCACACTTTGAGGTGTCGGACCGGGACAAACCGAGGATCTGGTCTCTGGCGCGTACAGCGGCCACGGGGGTCATCCTGGGCTCTGCTCACCACGGGGCCCCAGAGCTCCGGACAGGGAGCATGCTGGGAGACTGCCAGCTCCAGGGGACCAGGCTACCAGTGACTGGTACCGGACAGTGTGGGCCCCTCAGGGGCCTCCAGGATCCTACCAACATATCCAATGCTGAGAACCCTTTCCAGGAGGGCCCCTTGTTGCAATCTAAGGTCTATAGTGCAGGCAGCTACAACCACAAGGCAGTACAACTGCACTGTTCCTCCTATCCTGCTCTTTCAGACTCATGCCAGTACTCCACTATCGAAG GGTTCTCCAGTGGGAATGCAGAGACAGAGCCCTCGGAACTCAGTGACACATGTGTGACCCTGCAGGATGACAAGGTCACTGCCTTCAGACCTGTTATGAAGAGGTGA
- the LOC109878806 gene encoding iroquois-class homeodomain protein IRX-6 isoform X1 has protein sequence MLTKEAAMSFSQFGYPYNATSQFFVSANPSTTCCDSISRSVSDGTSGTQTPATFCCPSYENRLLASTRTELNAALGMYSSPYAAAAAASQNYASYFPYSAEPSAAIYSSLNPQYEMKDGTGTLHSGITQPATYYPYDHSLGQYQYDRYGTMDFNGSARRKNATRETTSTLKTWLYEHRKNPYPTKGEKIMLAIITKMTLTQVSTWFANARRRLKKENKMTWSPKNKAGDDRKDDLDKSDQDCVTKDSSECKDEKDLHLSDLEDMEDEDCDKLDSDCEKMAPRGPEEQQDLHRAMSGGGVGPGGPPKRDCSSERSLSFPNSFHHSFPCGIKSLPTLPSLPTMPSDFLDPLVTSKPPSTTTTIPTGTHTVSLSHFEVSDRDKPRIWSLARTAATGVILGSAHHGAPELRTGSMLGDCQLQGTRLPVTGTGQCGPLRGLQDPTNISNAENPFQEGPLLQSKVYSAGSYNHKAVQLHCSSYPALSDSCQYSTIEGFSSGNAETEPSELSDTCVTLQDDKVTAFRPVMKRLMDTQSLHSGTFI, from the exons ATGTTAACAAAAGAAGCAGCTATGTCTTTCTCTCAGTTTGGATATCCTTATAATGCAACTTCACAG TTTTTCGTGTCGGCAAACCCCAGTACGACTTGCTGCGATTCGATTTCCAGGTCGGTCTCTGACGGGACGAGCGGTACCCAGACTCCTGCTACCTTCTGCTGCCCTTCCTACGAGAACCGGCTCCTGGCCAGCACACGGACGGAGCTCAACGCGGCACTAGGGATGTATAGCTCGCCCTACGCTGCCGCGGCCGCCGCCAGCCAGAACTATGCCAGCTACTTCCCCTACAGCGCCGAGCCCTCCGCTGCTATCTACTCATCTCTG AATCCACAGTATGAAATGAAGGATGGCACAGGCACTCTGCATTCTGGTATAACTCAACCTGCCACCTACTATCCTTATGACCACTCACTGGGCCAGTACCAATATGACAG GTATGGGACTATGGACTTTAATGGGTCAGCCAGGAGGAAGAATGCCACACGTGAGACCACCAGTACCCTGAAGACATGGCTGTACGAGCACAGGAAAAACCCCTACCCCACCAAGGGCGAGAAGATCATGCTGGCCATCATCACCAAAATGACCCTTACCCAAGTTTCCACCTGGTTCGCCAACGCCAGGAGGAGGCTAAAGAAGGAGAACAAGATGACCTGGTCACCAAAGAATAAGGCTGGGGACGACAGGAAGGATGACCTGGATAAAAGTGACCAAGATTGTGTCACCAAAG ATTCCAGTGAATGTAAAGATGAGAAAGACCTTCATCTGAGTGACCTGGAGGACATGGAGGACGAGGACTGTGACAAGCTGGACAGTGACTGTGAGAAGATGGCACCCAGGGGCCCTGAGGAACAGCAGGACCTCCACAGGGCCATGTCCGGTGGTGGTGTTGGCCCTGGAGGCCCTCCAAAGAGAGACTGCAGCTCAGAGCGTTCCCTCTCCTTTCCCAACAGCTTCCACCACTCATTCCCATGTGGTATCAAGAGCCTACCCACCCTGCCCTCTCTACCCACCATGCCCTCGGACTTCCTTGATCCACTGGTGACGTCCAAGCccccctccaccactaccaccatccccACGGGCACTCACACTGTGTCCCTGTCACACTTTGAGGTGTCGGACCGGGACAAACCGAGGATCTGGTCTCTGGCGCGTACAGCGGCCACGGGGGTCATCCTGGGCTCTGCTCACCACGGGGCCCCAGAGCTCCGGACAGGGAGCATGCTGGGAGACTGCCAGCTCCAGGGGACCAGGCTACCAGTGACTGGTACCGGACAGTGTGGGCCCCTCAGGGGCCTCCAGGATCCTACCAACATATCCAATGCTGAGAACCCTTTCCAGGAGGGCCCCTTGTTGCAATCTAAGGTCTATAGTGCAGGCAGCTACAACCACAAGGCAGTACAACTGCACTGTTCCTCCTATCCTGCTCTTTCAGACTCATGCCAGTACTCCACTATCGAAG GGTTCTCCAGTGGGAATGCAGAGACAGAGCCCTCGGAACTCAGTGACACATGTGTGACCCTGCAGGATGACAAGGTCACTGCCTTCAGACCTGTTATGAAGAG GTTGATGGACACGCAGTCATTACACAGTGGGACTTTTATTTAG